The Burkholderia cepacia ATCC 25416 genome includes a window with the following:
- a CDS encoding alpha/beta fold hydrolase encodes MSLISVAFANLRFSGVLPAARTLSCAVSLAAACAAVGMPGGARPAEAATLTQRERLEAPVKAVAGQRVAVDTPQGNAVLPVYADRPLDQAAPDVTRVFVVIHGTLRNADAYYASGREVVEKAGAAGKGTMVVAPQFLTRADTRAFSLPAQTLAWTQEGWKGGDAARQPGPISSFTALDALLAHFADRSLYPALSSVVVIGHSAGAQLLQRYAVAGHEGDALVRAGIAVRYVVANPSSYLYFDDERPDGQAIAGGTCPRANEWKYGLESAPPYVASQDVRALETRYAARHVVYLLGQADTNPYTHFIDRSCAAMAQGPYRLARGLAYFDYLKKRHPDDLAQQVVEVPGVGHDNLGMFTSACGLAVLFGQALPQSCPVVAGTAPAVRAELP; translated from the coding sequence ATGTCACTCATTTCCGTCGCCTTCGCCAACCTCCGGTTCTCGGGCGTGCTGCCGGCCGCCCGAACGCTGTCATGCGCCGTTTCGCTCGCGGCAGCCTGTGCCGCCGTCGGCATGCCGGGCGGCGCGCGTCCGGCCGAAGCCGCCACGCTCACGCAGCGCGAACGCCTCGAGGCGCCGGTCAAGGCCGTCGCCGGCCAGCGCGTGGCCGTCGATACGCCGCAGGGCAATGCGGTGCTGCCCGTCTACGCCGATCGTCCGCTCGACCAGGCCGCGCCCGATGTCACGCGGGTGTTCGTCGTGATTCACGGCACGCTTCGCAATGCCGACGCGTACTACGCATCGGGGCGCGAGGTCGTCGAAAAGGCCGGTGCGGCCGGCAAGGGCACGATGGTCGTCGCACCGCAGTTCCTGACGCGCGCCGATACGCGGGCGTTTTCGTTGCCCGCGCAGACGCTCGCCTGGACGCAGGAAGGATGGAAGGGCGGCGACGCGGCCCGTCAGCCGGGGCCGATCAGTTCGTTCACCGCGCTCGACGCATTGCTCGCGCATTTCGCCGACCGCAGCCTGTATCCCGCGTTGTCGAGCGTGGTCGTGATCGGCCATTCCGCCGGCGCGCAGTTGCTGCAGCGCTATGCGGTGGCCGGGCACGAGGGCGACGCGCTGGTACGGGCCGGCATCGCCGTGCGTTATGTGGTCGCGAACCCGTCGAGCTACCTGTATTTCGACGACGAACGGCCGGACGGCCAGGCGATCGCGGGCGGTACCTGCCCGCGCGCGAACGAGTGGAAATACGGGCTGGAGTCGGCGCCGCCCTATGTCGCGTCGCAGGACGTGCGCGCACTCGAAACGCGCTACGCGGCGCGTCATGTCGTATACCTGCTCGGGCAGGCCGACACGAATCCTTACACGCACTTCATCGACCGTTCGTGCGCGGCGATGGCGCAAGGCCCGTACCGGCTCGCGCGCGGGCTCGCGTATTTCGACTACCTGAAGAAGCGGCATCCGGACGATCTCGCGCAGCAGGTCGTCGAGGTGCCGGGCGTCGGGCACGACAATCTCGGCATGTTCACGTCCGCCTGCGGGCTCGCCGTGCTGTTCGGGCAGGCGCTGCCGCAATCGTGTCCGGTCGTCGCCGGTACCGCGCCGGCCGTGCGCGCGGAATTGCCGTAA
- a CDS encoding patatin-like phospholipase family protein, translating into MTASEPARMNLPGQVVLVLQGGGALGAFQLGVFQAMDEAGIRPDWVVGTSIGAINAALIAGNPPEQRYDKLSAFWRRVTERTRFDVPPLVPGWDRMLAELMIIGGGIAGFFQPNPASWLGPMVRLGVDRASYYRIAPLRDTLASLIDPDLLNAGHPRLTVSAVNACTGTMRYFDSRDTRLGIEHIMSSGALPPAFPAIRIDGEPYWDGGVYSNTPVEVVLDDNPRRSSIIFSVQMWNPAGPEPESIWQVSERQKDIQYASRTDSHIARQQQIHRLRHVIRELARHVPEAERASPAVRRLAAWGCETTMHLVKLAAPRLASDNQLKDIDFTPAGIAARRQAGYDAARRAIAARPWELPTDPTEGLTVFDPDAAPGAGTPA; encoded by the coding sequence ATGACCGCGAGCGAACCGGCACGCATGAACCTCCCCGGACAAGTCGTGCTCGTGCTCCAGGGCGGCGGCGCACTGGGCGCGTTCCAGCTCGGCGTCTTTCAGGCGATGGACGAAGCCGGGATCCGGCCCGACTGGGTGGTCGGCACGTCGATCGGTGCGATCAACGCGGCGCTGATCGCCGGGAATCCGCCGGAGCAGCGTTACGACAAGCTGTCGGCGTTCTGGCGGCGCGTGACCGAACGAACCCGTTTCGACGTCCCGCCGCTGGTGCCCGGCTGGGACCGGATGCTGGCCGAGCTGATGATCATCGGCGGCGGCATCGCGGGATTCTTCCAGCCCAATCCGGCCTCGTGGCTCGGGCCGATGGTGCGCCTCGGCGTCGATCGCGCGTCGTATTACCGGATCGCACCGCTGCGCGACACACTCGCGTCGCTGATCGACCCCGACCTGCTGAACGCGGGCCACCCGCGCCTGACCGTCAGCGCGGTCAATGCGTGCACCGGCACGATGCGCTATTTCGATTCGCGCGATACGCGGCTCGGGATCGAGCACATCATGAGCTCGGGCGCGCTGCCGCCCGCGTTTCCGGCGATACGGATCGACGGCGAGCCTTACTGGGACGGCGGCGTGTATTCGAACACGCCGGTCGAGGTCGTGCTCGACGACAATCCGCGCCGCAGCTCGATCATCTTCTCGGTACAGATGTGGAATCCGGCGGGCCCGGAGCCCGAGAGCATCTGGCAGGTGTCGGAGCGACAGAAGGACATCCAGTACGCGAGCCGCACCGACAGCCACATCGCGCGCCAGCAGCAGATTCACCGGCTGCGCCACGTGATCCGCGAACTGGCCCGCCACGTGCCGGAAGCCGAACGCGCGTCGCCGGCCGTGCGCCGGCTCGCCGCGTGGGGATGCGAAACCACGATGCACCTGGTCAAGCTCGCGGCGCCGCGCCTCGCCAGCGACAATCAGCTGAAGGACATCGATTTCACGCCGGCCGGCATCGCGGCCCGCCGGCAGGCCGGTTACGACGCCGCGCGGCGGGCGATCGCCGCACGTCCGTGGGAGCTGCCGACGGACCCGACGGAAGGGCTGACGGTATTCGACCCGGACGCGGCGCCGGGCGCCGGAACACCGGCATGA
- a CDS encoding cupin domain-containing protein, with protein sequence MPRIDLNAVPERRGSGYPRPFDAPCAQRIRQRVGDAGGLRDFGVNLMRVPPGGWSAQRHWHSDEDEFVYVLEGELVMIEDDGETVLRAGDCAAFPKNSGNGHHLVNRSDAVAVYLEVGSRSPDDVITCPDIDMMSPSRDGRFLHKDGTPYPDA encoded by the coding sequence ATGCCCAGGATCGACCTCAACGCCGTGCCCGAACGCCGCGGCAGCGGCTATCCGCGGCCGTTCGACGCGCCGTGCGCGCAGCGCATCCGCCAGCGCGTCGGCGACGCCGGCGGGTTGCGCGATTTCGGCGTCAACCTGATGCGCGTGCCGCCGGGCGGCTGGTCGGCGCAGCGCCACTGGCATTCCGACGAAGACGAATTCGTCTACGTGCTCGAAGGCGAACTCGTGATGATCGAGGACGACGGCGAAACCGTGCTGCGCGCGGGCGACTGCGCGGCGTTTCCGAAGAACTCGGGCAACGGCCATCACCTGGTCAACCGGTCGGACGCGGTTGCCGTCTATCTCGAAGTCGGCTCGCGTTCGCCGGACGACGTGATCACCTGCCCGGACATCGACATGATGAGCCCGAGCCGCGACGGCCGGTTCCTGCACAAGGACGGCACGCCTTACCCGGACGCGTGA
- a CDS encoding cupredoxin domain-containing protein: protein MTRFKHASLVAALILCATAPLAAFAQGPGGPLVTIRNFMFSPMSTTIKAGTTVTWKNLDGEPHTVVNDAGIFHSSALDQGDTYSFRFDKPGVYKVFCGIHPYMKETITVE, encoded by the coding sequence ATGACCCGCTTCAAGCACGCCAGCCTCGTCGCGGCGCTGATCCTGTGCGCCACCGCCCCGCTCGCCGCGTTCGCTCAGGGCCCGGGCGGCCCGCTCGTGACGATCCGCAATTTCATGTTTTCGCCGATGTCGACCACGATCAAGGCCGGCACGACGGTCACGTGGAAGAACCTCGACGGGGAGCCGCATACCGTCGTCAACGACGCCGGCATCTTTCACTCGTCGGCGCTCGACCAGGGCGACACGTACTCGTTCCGCTTCGACAAGCCGGGCGTCTACAAGGTGTTCTGCGGGATTCACCCGTACATGAAGGAGACCATCACGGTGGAATGA
- a CDS encoding metallophosphoesterase family protein: MSSSTPTRPSRRKALQCMAFGGLGTLFTLSGGILTPFDLALAQTGDALPANAGKPLFVQVSDTHIGFNKDANPDVSATLKQTIDLVNGMPAMPALAIHTGDITHLSKAEEFDHASQLLSALRVPELHTVPGEHDVTDGSGAEYFSRFGKASDNRGYYSFDHAGVHFIGLVNVMHFKPNGLGSFGDDQLAWLAQDLKGRSSSTPIVVFSHMPMWTIYEPWGWGTGDAPQTMALLRRFGSVTVLNGHIHQIVSKVEGNVTFHTARSTAFPQPTAGNGPGPVPLTVPRDRLPSMLGVTTVEFAGHPVASSLHDATLA, from the coding sequence ATGTCTTCATCGACCCCCACCCGCCCGTCGCGCCGCAAGGCCCTGCAATGCATGGCCTTCGGCGGCCTCGGCACGCTGTTTACGCTGTCGGGCGGCATCCTGACGCCGTTCGACCTGGCGCTCGCGCAGACCGGCGACGCGCTCCCGGCCAACGCGGGCAAGCCGCTGTTCGTGCAGGTCAGCGACACGCACATCGGCTTCAACAAGGACGCGAATCCCGATGTATCGGCCACGCTCAAGCAGACGATCGACCTCGTCAACGGCATGCCCGCGATGCCCGCGCTGGCCATCCACACGGGCGACATCACGCACCTGTCCAAGGCCGAGGAGTTCGACCACGCGTCGCAGCTGCTGTCCGCGCTGCGCGTGCCGGAACTGCATACGGTGCCCGGCGAGCACGACGTCACCGACGGTTCGGGCGCCGAATATTTCAGCCGGTTCGGCAAGGCGTCCGACAACCGCGGCTATTACAGCTTCGATCACGCGGGCGTGCACTTCATCGGCCTCGTCAACGTGATGCACTTCAAGCCGAACGGGCTCGGCAGCTTCGGCGACGACCAACTCGCTTGGCTCGCGCAGGATCTCAAGGGCCGCTCGTCGAGCACGCCGATCGTCGTGTTCTCGCACATGCCGATGTGGACCATCTACGAGCCGTGGGGCTGGGGCACCGGCGACGCGCCGCAGACGATGGCGCTGCTGCGACGCTTCGGCTCGGTCACCGTGCTGAACGGACACATCCACCAGATCGTGTCGAAGGTCGAGGGCAACGTGACGTTCCACACCGCGCGCTCCACCGCGTTCCCGCAGCCGACGGCCGGCAACGGCCCGGGCCCCGTGCCGCTCACCGTGCCGCGCGACCGGCTGCCGTCGATGCTCGGCGTGACGACCGTCGAATTCGCGGGCCATCCGGTTGCGTCGTCGCTGCACGATGCGACGCTGGCCTGA
- a CDS encoding ABC transporter permease has product MDIRFFDPNRTANASAWRVLPNRWDAIAFPLIICLLAMAIVGFHQTMAPIGTLQTQKISLDPSNLPEYALRTTLRMLAAMVASLAFTLVYGTLAAKSRRVGMVLIPILDILQSVPVLGYISFTVTFFLALFPGRVLGAELAAIFAIFTSQAWNMTFSFYQSLRTVPRDLSEVSRGFHLTPWQRFWKLEVPFSMPGLIWNMMMSMSGGWFFVVASEAITVGNQTITLPGIGAYLAQAISDKNLGAVGWVIVAMSVVILAYDQFLFRPLVAWADKFRMENTASGDAPQSWLLDMMRRTHLIHQLLVPAGWLLSQAARIPLRAPSRQGTRARGASAGRSSRIGDIVWGAFVILLTVYVVWRVVSFVATGVTMGEVGHVLGLGLVTLLRVLVLIAIASLVWVPLGVLIGLRPKLAEKIQPLAQFLAAFPANLLFPVFVIVIVRFHLNADIWLSPLIVLGTQWYILFNVIAGAMSYPNDYKEATKNFRIRGWQWWRQAILPGIFPYYVTGAITASGGAWNASIVSEFVQWGDTKVVAHGLGSYIAQTTAAGDFPKIILGIAVMSLFVTLFNRLLWRPMYAYAESRLRLD; this is encoded by the coding sequence ATGGATATCAGGTTCTTCGATCCGAATCGCACCGCGAACGCTTCGGCGTGGCGCGTGCTCCCCAACCGCTGGGATGCCATCGCGTTTCCGCTGATCATCTGCCTGCTCGCGATGGCGATCGTCGGCTTCCATCAGACGATGGCGCCGATCGGCACCCTGCAGACGCAGAAGATCTCGCTCGACCCGTCGAACCTGCCCGAATACGCGCTGCGCACCACGCTGCGGATGCTCGCCGCGATGGTCGCGTCGCTCGCGTTCACGCTCGTCTACGGCACGCTCGCCGCGAAGAGCCGCCGCGTCGGCATGGTGCTGATCCCGATCCTCGACATCCTGCAGTCGGTGCCGGTGCTCGGCTACATCTCGTTTACCGTCACGTTCTTCCTCGCACTGTTTCCGGGCCGCGTGCTCGGTGCCGAGCTGGCCGCGATCTTCGCGATCTTCACGAGCCAGGCCTGGAACATGACGTTCAGCTTCTATCAGTCGCTGCGTACGGTGCCGCGCGACCTGAGCGAAGTGTCGCGCGGCTTTCACCTGACGCCGTGGCAACGCTTCTGGAAGCTCGAGGTGCCGTTCTCGATGCCGGGCCTGATCTGGAACATGATGATGTCGATGTCGGGCGGCTGGTTCTTCGTCGTCGCGTCCGAGGCGATCACCGTCGGCAACCAGACGATCACGCTGCCGGGCATCGGCGCGTATCTCGCGCAGGCGATCTCGGACAAGAACCTCGGTGCGGTCGGCTGGGTGATCGTCGCGATGTCGGTCGTGATCCTCGCTTATGACCAGTTCCTGTTCCGCCCGCTCGTCGCCTGGGCCGACAAGTTCCGGATGGAGAACACCGCGTCGGGCGATGCGCCGCAATCCTGGCTGCTCGACATGATGCGCCGCACGCACCTGATCCATCAGCTGCTCGTGCCGGCCGGCTGGCTGCTGTCGCAGGCCGCGCGGATTCCGCTGCGCGCGCCGTCGCGGCAGGGTACGCGTGCGCGCGGCGCATCGGCGGGCCGCTCGTCGCGCATCGGCGACATCGTGTGGGGCGCGTTCGTGATCCTGCTGACGGTGTACGTCGTGTGGCGCGTTGTCAGCTTCGTCGCGACCGGCGTGACGATGGGCGAGGTCGGCCACGTGCTCGGGCTCGGGCTCGTCACGCTGTTGCGCGTGCTGGTGCTGATCGCGATCGCGTCGCTGGTCTGGGTGCCGCTCGGCGTGCTGATCGGGCTGCGCCCGAAGCTGGCCGAGAAGATCCAGCCGCTCGCGCAGTTCCTCGCCGCGTTCCCGGCCAACCTGCTGTTCCCGGTGTTCGTGATCGTGATTGTCCGCTTCCACCTGAATGCGGACATCTGGCTGTCGCCGCTGATCGTGCTCGGCACGCAGTGGTACATCCTTTTCAACGTGATCGCCGGCGCGATGTCCTACCCGAACGACTACAAGGAAGCGACGAAGAATTTCCGCATCCGCGGCTGGCAGTGGTGGCGGCAGGCGATCCTGCCCGGGATCTTCCCGTACTACGTGACGGGGGCGATCACCGCGTCGGGCGGTGCGTGGAACGCGAGCATCGTGTCCGAGTTCGTGCAGTGGGGCGACACGAAGGTCGTCGCGCACGGCCTGGGCTCGTACATCGCGCAGACTACCGCCGCCGGCGATTTTCCGAAGATCATCCTGGGCATCGCCGTGATGTCCCTGTTCGTCACCTTGTTCAACCGTCTGCTGTGGCGTCCGATGTACGCCTATGCGGAATCCCGGCTCCGTCTCGATTGA
- a CDS encoding AAA-associated domain-containing protein: MQNSNVINAPVKTSQPLQPPRLGEEILRVDHVCRGFNKTQGELLVLDDANLSLREGEIVGLLGRSGSGKSTLLRIIAGLIEPTGGEVTYLGKPLRGPAEGVAMVFQTFALFPWLTVLQNVEAGLEALGVGARERRERALAAIDLIGLDGFENAYPRELSGGMRQRVGFARALVVDPTILLMDEPFSALDVLTAETLRTDLLDLWTQGRMPIKSVLIVTHNIEEAVFMCDRILVLSSNPGRVIAEIKVPFKHPRNRLDPDFRKLVDDIYAKMTARQTNEATKKGLELGSWMPRVSTNLMAGLIETLAMAPYHGRADMPEIARTLHLEVDDLFPIAEVLQYLGFADVREGDVFLTPPARVFAEFGTQERKLMFADHLLKHVPLAARIRKVLNERPGHRAPRVRFEQELEDFLSDEAAEETLDAVIDWGRYGEVFSYNDKTEVFSLEDVES; encoded by the coding sequence ATGCAAAATTCGAACGTTATCAACGCCCCCGTCAAGACGTCCCAGCCGCTGCAGCCGCCGCGCCTCGGCGAAGAAATCCTGCGCGTCGACCACGTCTGTCGCGGCTTCAACAAGACGCAGGGCGAGCTGCTCGTGCTCGACGATGCGAACCTGTCGCTGCGCGAAGGCGAGATCGTCGGCCTGCTCGGCCGTTCCGGCTCGGGCAAGTCGACGCTGCTGCGCATCATCGCCGGGCTGATCGAGCCGACCGGCGGCGAGGTGACCTATCTCGGCAAGCCGCTGCGCGGCCCGGCCGAAGGCGTCGCGATGGTGTTCCAGACCTTCGCGCTGTTCCCGTGGCTCACCGTGCTGCAGAACGTGGAAGCCGGGCTGGAAGCGCTCGGCGTCGGCGCGCGCGAGCGGCGCGAGCGTGCGCTCGCCGCGATCGACCTGATCGGTCTCGACGGTTTCGAGAACGCGTACCCGCGCGAGCTGTCGGGCGGCATGCGCCAGCGCGTCGGCTTTGCGCGTGCACTCGTCGTCGATCCGACGATCCTGCTGATGGACGAGCCGTTCTCCGCGCTCGACGTGCTGACCGCCGAGACGCTGCGTACCGACCTGCTCGACCTGTGGACGCAAGGCCGCATGCCGATCAAGTCAGTGCTGATCGTCACGCACAACATCGAGGAAGCGGTGTTCATGTGCGACCGGATCCTCGTGCTGTCGTCGAACCCGGGCCGCGTGATCGCCGAGATCAAGGTGCCGTTCAAGCATCCGCGCAACCGGCTCGACCCGGATTTCCGCAAGCTCGTCGACGACATCTACGCGAAGATGACCGCGCGCCAGACCAACGAGGCGACGAAGAAGGGGCTGGAGCTCGGCAGCTGGATGCCGCGCGTGTCGACCAACCTGATGGCCGGCCTGATCGAGACGCTCGCGATGGCGCCGTACCACGGCCGCGCGGACATGCCGGAAATCGCGCGCACGCTGCATCTCGAGGTCGACGACCTGTTCCCGATCGCCGAAGTGCTGCAATACCTCGGCTTCGCGGACGTGCGGGAAGGGGACGTGTTCCTGACGCCGCCGGCGCGTGTGTTCGCGGAGTTCGGCACGCAGGAGCGCAAGCTGATGTTCGCGGATCACCTGCTGAAGCACGTGCCGCTGGCTGCACGGATCAGGAAGGTGCTGAACGAGCGCCCGGGCCATCGCGCGCCGCGCGTGCGCTTCGAGCAGGAGCTGGAGGATTTCCTGTCCGATGAAGCCGCTGAGGAAACGCTCGACGCGGTGATCGACTGGGGGCGTTACGGCGAAGTCTTTTCGTATAACGACAAGACGGAAGTGTTCAGTCTCGAGGATGTCGAGAGCTGA
- a CDS encoding MurR/RpiR family transcriptional regulator, with amino-acid sequence MGTSIRALLLSQMDSFTPSEQKVAQALLDRYPSLGLGPIAQFAKQADVSDPTVFRFVVRIGFPNYSSFQQALYGEIDTAMNSPLARMDAFHSASGLRDSHAAIFQRLSQSLATTIEGLDAAAFDAAVALLADQDVRVFCGGGRYTAPLASLFSFTLAYARPRVQYVEPNVNLASVALADMGPGDVLVIFDFRRYQRDSIRFAQAAHQLGTRVLLVTDEWHSPIGEFAEIVLRIQGQPFAMLQTNVPALALAEALVIGVTNRLPELARQRMERIESLNTGGIEQHANSRDLPE; translated from the coding sequence ATGGGGACGAGCATCAGGGCGTTGCTGTTATCCCAGATGGATAGCTTCACGCCGTCGGAACAGAAGGTTGCGCAGGCGTTGCTGGATCGCTATCCCAGTCTCGGGCTGGGGCCCATCGCGCAATTCGCGAAGCAGGCCGACGTGAGCGACCCGACCGTGTTTCGCTTCGTCGTCAGGATCGGGTTTCCCAACTATTCGTCGTTCCAGCAGGCGCTGTATGGCGAAATCGACACCGCGATGAATTCGCCGCTCGCGCGGATGGACGCGTTTCACTCGGCTTCGGGGCTGCGCGACAGTCATGCGGCGATTTTCCAGCGGTTGTCGCAATCGCTGGCCACCACGATCGAAGGACTCGATGCGGCGGCGTTCGACGCCGCCGTGGCACTGCTGGCCGATCAGGACGTTCGCGTTTTCTGCGGCGGCGGGCGTTACACCGCGCCGCTCGCTTCGCTGTTTTCGTTCACGCTCGCGTATGCGCGGCCACGCGTCCAGTATGTCGAACCGAATGTGAACCTCGCGTCGGTCGCCCTGGCGGACATGGGGCCCGGCGACGTGCTCGTCATTTTCGATTTCCGCCGCTACCAGCGCGACAGCATCCGGTTCGCGCAAGCCGCACACCAGCTCGGCACGCGCGTGCTGCTGGTCACCGACGAATGGCATTCGCCGATCGGGGAATTCGCGGAGATCGTGCTGCGGATCCAGGGGCAGCCGTTCGCGATGCTGCAGACCAACGTGCCGGCGCTCGCGCTCGCCGAAGCGCTCGTGATCGGCGTGACGAACCGGTTGCCTGAGCTGGCAAGGCAGCGGATGGAAAGGATCGAATCGCTCAATACCGGCGGAATCGAGCAGCACGCCAACAGTCGCGATCTGCCCGAATGA
- the ggt gene encoding gamma-glutamyltransferase — translation MRRLVVLTLLSAMSVCAFAASDPAVEAKNGMVVSSQHFASQIGVDILKEGGNAVDAAVAVGYAQAVTNSCCGNIGGGGFMTLHLADGRDRFINFRETAPAAASANMYLDAKGNVIPDDSLYGYRAVGVPGTVAGLDLAQRKYGKLTRRQVMEPAIRLARDGFVLTRGDTDILDTTVARFRKDPEAARIFLRPDGTPLQPGDRLVQKDLARTLERIAEQGPDAFYHGEIPKIVEAAARRAGGVITAADFASYRAQDMAPLTCTYRGYEFVSAPPPSSGGVTMCETLNILEGYDLRKLGYHSAAAVHYMTEAMRHAYEDRNTLLGDPNFVDNPVAKLTSKEYAAQIRKSIHADTATPSVDVQPGVGVHEKPETTHYSIVDKDGNAVSTTYTVNGRFGAVVIAPGTGFFLNDEMDDFTVKVGAQNLFGLVQGTRNSIAPGKRPLSSMAPTIVKKDGKVFMVVGSPGGSRIITITLQTVLNVIDYGMTPQDAVTAPRIHHQWLPDEVYYETYGLSPDTLAILRNMGYKMVEQTPWGAAELIMVGLPGTEAANRQSSGNDSSVSGNVRVGFIYGYNDPRRPAGSAIGY, via the coding sequence ATGAGGCGGCTCGTAGTACTCACCCTGTTGTCGGCAATGAGCGTGTGCGCGTTCGCCGCGTCGGACCCGGCGGTCGAAGCGAAGAACGGCATGGTCGTGTCCTCGCAGCACTTCGCGTCGCAGATCGGCGTCGACATCCTGAAGGAAGGCGGCAACGCGGTGGATGCGGCAGTGGCGGTCGGCTATGCGCAGGCCGTGACCAATTCGTGCTGCGGCAATATCGGCGGCGGCGGTTTCATGACCCTTCACCTGGCCGACGGCCGCGACCGCTTCATCAATTTCCGCGAGACCGCACCGGCCGCGGCTTCCGCGAACATGTACCTCGACGCGAAGGGCAACGTCATCCCCGACGACAGCCTGTACGGCTATCGCGCGGTCGGCGTGCCGGGCACGGTCGCGGGCCTCGATCTCGCGCAGCGCAAGTACGGCAAGCTGACGCGCAGGCAGGTGATGGAGCCGGCGATCCGGCTCGCGCGCGACGGCTTCGTGCTGACGCGCGGCGATACGGACATCCTCGACACGACGGTCGCGCGCTTCAGGAAGGACCCGGAAGCAGCGCGCATCTTCCTCCGCCCGGACGGCACGCCGCTGCAGCCGGGCGATCGCCTCGTGCAGAAGGACCTCGCCCGCACGCTCGAGCGCATCGCGGAGCAGGGGCCCGATGCGTTCTATCACGGCGAGATCCCGAAGATCGTCGAGGCCGCGGCCAGGCGCGCGGGCGGCGTGATCACGGCCGCCGATTTCGCGTCCTACCGCGCGCAGGACATGGCGCCGCTGACGTGCACGTATCGCGGCTACGAGTTCGTGTCGGCGCCGCCGCCGAGCTCGGGCGGCGTGACGATGTGCGAGACGCTGAACATCCTCGAAGGGTACGACCTGCGCAAGCTCGGCTACCACTCGGCCGCGGCGGTCCACTACATGACCGAAGCGATGCGGCACGCATACGAGGATCGCAACACGCTGCTCGGCGATCCGAACTTCGTCGACAACCCGGTCGCGAAGCTGACGAGCAAGGAATACGCGGCGCAGATCCGCAAGAGCATCCATGCCGATACGGCGACGCCGTCGGTGGACGTGCAGCCGGGTGTCGGCGTGCACGAGAAGCCGGAGACGACCCACTATTCGATCGTCGACAAGGATGGCAACGCGGTGTCGACGACCTACACGGTCAACGGCCGCTTCGGCGCCGTGGTCATCGCGCCGGGCACGGGCTTCTTCCTGAACGACGAGATGGACGATTTCACCGTGAAGGTCGGCGCGCAGAACCTGTTCGGTCTCGTGCAGGGCACGCGCAACTCGATCGCGCCGGGCAAGCGTCCGCTGTCGTCGATGGCACCGACCATCGTGAAGAAGGACGGCAAGGTGTTCATGGTCGTCGGTTCGCCGGGCGGGTCGCGCATCATCACGATCACGCTGCAGACGGTGCTGAACGTGATCGACTACGGGATGACGCCGCAGGATGCCGTCACCGCGCCGCGCATCCATCACCAGTGGCTGCCTGACGAGGTCTATTACGAGACCTACGGCCTGTCGCCCGACACGCTCGCGATCCTGCGCAACATGGGCTACAAGATGGTCGAGCAGACGCCGTGGGGCGCCGCCGAGCTGATCATGGTCGGCCTGCCGGGCACCGAAGCCGCGAACCGCCAGAGTTCCGGGAACGATTCGTCCGTGTCCGGCAACGTGCGTGTCGGCTTCATCTACGGCTACAACGACCCGCGTCGTCCGGCCGGATCGGCAATCGGCTACTGA